Proteins from a genomic interval of Enterococcus faecium:
- a CDS encoding TMEM175 family protein, whose amino-acid sequence MPKNRLEAFTDAVIAIIMTILVLELHEPNGDTWEALAALGYRFFIYIVSFIILAIYWNNHHHLFQVVHKINGRVLWANSFFVFALSLFPFATSWISEYINSLAPEMTYGFVTLTANIAYYILAKELVKANKGHEKALKAMLNNYKKSYLSIGLNVLGIVLGYLVAPVAVLIANIVILAAWIIPSRTIESQYR is encoded by the coding sequence ATGCCTAAAAATCGTCTTGAAGCATTTACAGATGCTGTAATCGCGATTATCATGACTATTTTAGTTTTAGAACTTCATGAACCTAACGGAGACACGTGGGAGGCGCTCGCTGCATTAGGTTACCGATTTTTTATCTATATTGTCAGTTTTATCATTTTAGCGATTTATTGGAACAATCATCATCATTTATTTCAAGTTGTACATAAGATAAATGGACGGGTCTTATGGGCGAACAGTTTCTTTGTTTTTGCGCTTTCGCTTTTTCCGTTTGCAACTTCATGGATCAGTGAGTACATCAATAGCCTGGCTCCAGAAATGACTTATGGTTTTGTTACCTTGACCGCTAATATTGCGTATTATATCTTGGCAAAAGAACTTGTCAAAGCAAATAAAGGCCACGAGAAAGCATTGAAGGCGATGTTGAATAATTACAAGAAATCGTATCTATCGATTGGTTTGAATGTGTTAGGAATTGTCTTAGGGTATTTAGTAGCGCCAGTAGCCGTGCTGATCGCAAACATCGTGATTCTAGCTGCTTGGATCATCCCAAGTCGTACCATCGAATCACAATATCGGTAA
- a CDS encoding VanZ family protein: MRYVSKFLLGIYLFFLLWLILFKLSFNLPQFLTYSYSNVNLVPFSTFSFENTTVLRETTYNLIVFFPFGVLLNVNFKRLSFSKKLGIIFLVSFLAELIQFLFGIGVADITDLITNTTGGLIGLWAYQLLNKHLSTNKLDRLAIILGYILFLFLIVAFLFLTRTVRLQ, encoded by the coding sequence ATGCGGTATGTATCAAAATTTTTATTAGGGATTTATTTATTCTTTCTATTATGGTTGATTTTATTCAAGCTATCATTTAATCTTCCACAATTTCTCACTTATTCTTACAGCAATGTCAATCTCGTCCCTTTTTCTACTTTTTCTTTTGAAAATACGACGGTATTACGTGAGACCACTTATAACTTGATTGTCTTTTTTCCTTTTGGGGTGCTTTTGAATGTCAATTTCAAGAGACTTTCTTTTTCTAAAAAATTAGGGATTATTTTCCTTGTAAGCTTCTTGGCAGAATTGATTCAATTCCTATTCGGTATTGGCGTAGCGGACATCACTGATTTGATAACTAATACAACAGGAGGACTGATAGGTTTATGGGCCTATCAACTTCTAAACAAACATCTATCGACAAATAAGTTAGACCGTCTAGCCATTATTTTGGGATACATTTTATTCTTATTTCTGATCGTAGCTTTTTTATTTTTGACCCGAACTGTCCGTCTTCAATAA
- a CDS encoding FUSC family protein yields MFKTYFRFNKIQDNPFRIMNLMLLIFIVLWLGYINHDFLISSFSSLGIFTFFYYQNIPMKYLLKRMFLIGCGLLVAFVLGILSTYVLWLEPFAVALVAFSSRFVLRLFHISKPGGLFFAMLSAMGTSMQLPIAQLPIVSLYFFMGVVFALIAAVITKLLDSRPEQTIEKATLKERFHEEPLVIIDSVFYSAALFLSVYVSHGLNLHNPYWLTLSCASILLAENLDAMKHRQVQYLIGSMGGLCVSAFLSFVPFTQLQTIFLITFLYGIAQFLVARNYAVANIFLNPMALMLSTLIRGAYLISLIEYRFLGIVIGSFIGLGVAWVMTVGLQHYLTVVRQKLE; encoded by the coding sequence TTGTTCAAGACTTATTTTCGTTTCAATAAAATACAAGATAATCCTTTTCGTATCATGAATCTGATGCTACTTATCTTTATTGTATTATGGTTAGGTTACATAAATCATGATTTTTTGATTTCAAGTTTTTCATCATTAGGGATCTTTACTTTTTTCTATTATCAAAACATACCGATGAAATATTTGCTGAAACGTATGTTTCTGATCGGTTGCGGACTGTTGGTTGCTTTCGTTTTGGGGATCTTATCGACTTATGTTTTATGGCTTGAACCATTTGCCGTAGCTTTGGTTGCTTTTTCCAGCAGATTCGTGTTGCGATTATTCCATATTTCTAAACCAGGTGGCTTGTTTTTTGCGATGCTTTCTGCCATGGGAACGAGCATGCAGCTGCCAATCGCTCAATTACCGATCGTCTCACTTTATTTTTTTATGGGTGTCGTTTTTGCCCTGATTGCGGCAGTGATTACAAAATTACTGGATTCACGGCCTGAGCAGACAATTGAAAAAGCAACTTTAAAAGAAAGATTTCACGAAGAGCCTTTAGTGATCATTGATTCTGTTTTCTACAGCGCTGCCTTATTTCTTTCCGTTTATGTCAGTCACGGCTTGAATCTGCATAATCCTTATTGGTTGACCTTGTCATGTGCATCGATTTTGCTAGCAGAAAACTTGGATGCGATGAAGCATCGACAAGTCCAATATCTGATTGGATCGATGGGTGGGTTATGTGTGTCGGCATTCTTGTCATTTGTGCCGTTTACGCAGTTGCAGACCATTTTTCTGATCACTTTTCTATATGGAATCGCACAATTTCTAGTTGCTAGAAATTATGCAGTTGCTAATATTTTTCTTAATCCGATGGCGTTGATGCTATCTACACTTATTCGTGGAGCATACTTGATTTCTTTGATCGAATATCGTTTTTTAGGGATCGTCATAGGAAGTTTCATCGGTTTAGGTGTTGCGTGGGTAATGACGGTTGGTTTGCAACATTATTTAACGGTTGTTCGTCAAAAATTAGAATAG
- a CDS encoding acyltransferase domain-containing protein, whose protein sequence is MRFKDMKRGNLMKKISNEIQILAETLTLPKVVIEQMIVQAKNILDEVFEQYSHELMDPNKAKATAKKIDKVYEEEPFAALAIYLYAASQSWKKIYQPLKIPRTIYLATMNAFTRFIHEHFQVTGSYRFDRGFWIWHYTSGLIFRIGELEYEMTYFPKGYTDLRLEGKQCLSLHIPSDADLSQNKIRDSYESAIRFFELYFPDYHYQVMYTDTWLLSPNLTKWLKKESKICLFAADYRLLSVDEQDDSGVPWIFGRVDAQIHDYPESTSLQRQAKEQLLAGEHIGSGLGILTS, encoded by the coding sequence ATGAGGTTCAAAGATATGAAAAGGGGAAATTTGATGAAGAAAATAAGCAATGAAATCCAAATTCTGGCAGAAACTTTAACTCTTCCCAAAGTCGTTATAGAGCAAATGATTGTACAAGCAAAAAACATCCTTGATGAGGTGTTTGAGCAATATAGTCATGAACTAATGGATCCTAATAAAGCAAAGGCGACTGCAAAGAAAATAGACAAAGTCTATGAAGAGGAACCTTTTGCAGCATTAGCTATTTATCTATATGCAGCTTCTCAAAGTTGGAAAAAAATTTATCAACCATTGAAGATTCCAAGAACTATCTATTTGGCAACAATGAATGCTTTTACTAGATTTATTCATGAACATTTCCAAGTAACAGGAAGCTATCGCTTTGACCGTGGTTTTTGGATTTGGCATTACACTAGTGGCTTGATCTTTCGGATTGGTGAATTGGAGTACGAAATGACATATTTTCCGAAAGGGTACACGGATCTAAGATTAGAAGGAAAGCAGTGCCTTTCTCTTCATATTCCTTCCGATGCAGATTTATCTCAGAATAAGATAAGAGATAGTTACGAAAGTGCCATTCGTTTTTTTGAACTTTATTTTCCTGATTACCATTACCAAGTGATGTACACAGATACTTGGTTACTATCACCCAATCTTACTAAATGGTTGAAAAAAGAGTCAAAAATCTGTCTTTTTGCAGCCGATTATCGATTATTATCAGTTGATGAACAGGACGATAGTGGAGTCCCTTGGATCTTTGGACGAGTAGATGCCCAAATACATGATTATCCAGAAAGTACGAGTTTACAGCGACAAGCAAAAGAGCAATTGCTTGCAGGCGAGCACATTGGCTCTGGCTTAGGTATTCTTACTTCATAA
- a CDS encoding putative metal homeostasis protein produces the protein MEKTDISSAYRRLKSPNIKTRKRALKIIKDVKRNSGKR, from the coding sequence ATGGAAAAAACAGATATCTCAAGTGCATACCGCCGCTTGAAAAGCCCAAATATCAAAACACGAAAACGTGCGCTGAAGATCATCAAAGATGTGAAACGGAATAGTGGGAAAAGGTAA
- a CDS encoding DUF6568 family protein, which translates to MLVEKGKENIYYVNVAKVREDENEWKEFKSRYSINSTPTFTVYREGSIEKTVFWTKESGMSLAEVEEFLDYVSMQQ; encoded by the coding sequence ATGCTGGTAGAAAAGGGAAAAGAAAATATTTATTACGTGAATGTAGCAAAAGTTAGAGAAGATGAAAATGAGTGGAAAGAATTCAAGAGTCGCTACTCAATTAACTCGACTCCGACATTTACAGTTTACAGAGAAGGATCGATAGAAAAAACTGTTTTTTGGACTAAAGAAAGTGGAATGTCTTTAGCTGAAGTAGAAGAGTTTTTGGATTATGTTAGTATGCAACAGTAA
- a CDS encoding HAD family hydrolase, translated as MKGIIFDFNGTMFLDSHLHEAAWLHMIHDHTKDGLSDEDILKNIHGRTNTEILKHFISEHLTASEIAVLSEEKESYYRMLCLQNENELQLTKGLEATLDQLTDQQIPLTIATATVKENVAFYFDIFDLARWFDWDKIVYDDGSFPGKPQPDIFLKAADKLSLAPADCLVIEDAYSGLLAAKRAGIGTIIAIDPFGKNKTVFEQAQLNKDGTIKDFTGFWTEHLSATSVNS; from the coding sequence ATGAAAGGGATTATATTTGATTTCAACGGAACAATGTTTTTGGACTCTCATCTGCATGAAGCTGCTTGGCTGCATATGATACATGATCATACAAAAGATGGTTTATCAGACGAGGATATTTTAAAAAATATTCATGGTCGGACGAATACGGAGATTTTGAAACATTTCATTTCAGAGCATTTGACCGCCTCTGAGATCGCCGTATTGTCAGAAGAAAAAGAAAGCTATTATCGTATGCTTTGCTTGCAAAATGAAAACGAGCTTCAGTTGACAAAAGGGCTTGAAGCGACTCTTGACCAGCTGACTGACCAACAGATTCCATTAACGATTGCCACGGCTACTGTCAAAGAGAATGTTGCTTTTTATTTTGATATTTTCGATTTAGCCCGCTGGTTTGACTGGGACAAGATTGTCTATGACGACGGCTCTTTCCCTGGGAAACCGCAACCGGATATTTTTCTTAAAGCGGCAGACAAACTGAGCTTAGCTCCGGCTGATTGTCTTGTTATCGAAGATGCTTACTCAGGATTACTTGCTGCCAAACGTGCGGGGATCGGAACAATTATTGCAATTGATCCATTCGGTAAAAACAAAACAGTATTTGAACAGGCACAGCTAAATAAAGATGGAACCATCAAAGATTTTACTGGTTTTTGGACAGAGCACCTGTCTGCCACATCCGTTAATTCTTAA
- a CDS encoding DeoR/GlpR family DNA-binding transcription regulator has translation MLKKERLLTIVEMVNKKGILTVNEIINQLDVSDMTVRRDLDELEKSGKLLRVHGGAQSLSYTLDQELSHTEKATLQIQEKKEIAATAASLIHEGETIFLGPGTTIELLATHLLNKKIRIITNNYPVFDILAQADGPEILLIGGDFRKNTGAFVGPITNDNLRRLKFTKAFISSNGVHNEAISTYSTEEGEAQQIALNNSRKKYLLVDNKKFNRDDFYVFYNLHDFDLLITDRQISREVQEHYAQYVDLQIADSTENTTIGA, from the coding sequence ATGTTGAAAAAAGAAAGATTGCTTACTATCGTAGAAATGGTCAATAAAAAAGGAATCCTTACCGTTAATGAAATCATCAATCAATTAGATGTTTCTGATATGACCGTTCGCAGAGATTTAGATGAATTAGAAAAATCGGGCAAGCTGCTGCGTGTCCATGGAGGGGCTCAAAGTCTTTCCTACACTTTAGATCAAGAACTTTCTCACACTGAAAAAGCCACTCTGCAGATTCAAGAAAAAAAAGAAATTGCTGCCACAGCAGCCTCCTTGATTCACGAGGGAGAAACGATTTTCTTAGGACCAGGTACAACAATCGAACTATTGGCGACGCATTTACTGAACAAGAAAATTCGGATCATTACAAATAATTATCCAGTTTTTGATATTCTTGCTCAAGCAGATGGACCAGAAATTCTACTGATTGGCGGTGATTTCCGGAAAAATACCGGCGCATTTGTCGGACCGATCACCAACGACAATTTAAGAAGACTAAAGTTTACAAAAGCATTTATCAGTTCAAATGGCGTTCACAACGAAGCGATCTCTACTTACAGTACCGAAGAAGGAGAAGCACAGCAGATCGCTCTAAATAATTCCCGTAAGAAATATCTACTCGTTGATAATAAAAAATTCAATCGAGATGATTTTTATGTGTTTTATAATTTGCATGATTTCGATCTGCTCATTACGGATCGCCAGATCTCGCGGGAGGTTCAAGAGCACTATGCACAATATGTCGATCTGCAAATTGCTGATTCAACCGAAAATACCACTATAGGAGCGTAA
- the lacG gene encoding 6-phospho-beta-galactosidase, with translation MLKLPEDFIFGGATAAYQVEGATKEGGKGAVAWDDFLEEQGRFSPDPASDFYHQYAKDIELCERFGVNGLRLSIAWSRIFPDGAGKPNPEGIAFYHRVFEECKKRNVTPFVTLHHFDTPKRLFDHGDFLNRETIEAFVSYAIFCFHEFKEVKVWSTFNEIYPVATNQYLLGVFPPGIKYDFTKIVACLHNMMVAHARVVNYFKENELPGEIGVVHSLETKYAATDAPEDKHAAFLDDALSIRFLLDATYLGYYSTETLTALDEICEANQASYHFPEEDFVELKKASTRNDYLGINHYQCHFVKAYDGENAIHHNGTGEKGTSVYKVKGIGERIYKEGIPRTDWDWLIYPEGLYDLLLRIKSDYPHYNKIYITENGMGYKDQFEDGIIMDQPRIDYLRVYLESLSKAITAGVNVKGYFLWSLMDLFSWTNGYNKRYGLFYVDFETQKRYPKESAYWYKLVSETKTII, from the coding sequence ATGCTTAAATTACCAGAAGATTTTATTTTTGGCGGAGCCACAGCAGCCTATCAGGTTGAAGGAGCCACTAAGGAAGGTGGCAAAGGCGCTGTTGCTTGGGATGACTTTTTAGAGGAACAAGGGCGATTCAGTCCCGATCCGGCAAGTGATTTTTATCATCAATATGCAAAGGACATTGAATTGTGTGAACGTTTTGGTGTAAATGGTCTAAGATTATCCATTGCTTGGAGCCGCATTTTTCCTGATGGAGCTGGGAAACCAAATCCAGAAGGAATCGCTTTTTATCATCGTGTGTTCGAAGAATGTAAGAAAAGAAACGTAACGCCGTTTGTGACGTTGCATCATTTTGATACCCCTAAACGTTTGTTTGACCATGGAGATTTTTTGAATCGAGAAACAATAGAAGCATTTGTTTCCTATGCCATTTTTTGTTTTCATGAATTCAAAGAAGTCAAGGTGTGGAGTACCTTTAATGAAATCTATCCAGTTGCAACCAATCAATATTTGTTAGGTGTTTTCCCACCAGGAATCAAATATGATTTTACAAAGATCGTCGCCTGTCTTCATAATATGATGGTTGCTCATGCCCGTGTAGTGAACTATTTCAAAGAAAACGAACTTCCGGGTGAAATTGGTGTAGTTCACTCATTAGAGACGAAATATGCGGCAACAGACGCGCCGGAAGATAAGCATGCTGCCTTTTTAGACGATGCATTGTCGATCCGTTTCTTATTAGATGCTACCTATTTAGGCTATTATTCAACTGAAACCTTGACTGCTCTTGATGAGATATGTGAAGCAAATCAGGCCAGCTATCATTTTCCTGAAGAAGATTTCGTTGAATTGAAAAAAGCATCCACGCGTAATGACTACTTAGGGATCAATCACTACCAATGCCATTTTGTCAAAGCTTACGATGGAGAAAATGCAATCCATCATAACGGTACGGGTGAAAAAGGGACCTCTGTTTATAAAGTGAAGGGAATCGGAGAACGTATTTATAAAGAAGGAATTCCTCGAACTGATTGGGACTGGCTGATTTATCCAGAAGGTCTATATGACTTGTTGCTGCGAATTAAAAGCGATTACCCACATTACAACAAAATCTATATCACTGAGAACGGGATGGGGTATAAAGATCAGTTTGAAGATGGCATTATTATGGATCAGCCGAGAATCGACTATTTGAGAGTCTATTTGGAATCCTTAAGCAAGGCGATAACAGCCGGGGTAAATGTGAAGGGGTATTTTTTGTGGTCGCTTATGGATCTTTTCTCATGGACAAATGGGTATAACAAAAGGTATGGCTTGTTTTATGTTGATTTTGAAACCCAGAAGCGTTACCCAAAAGAATCAGCTTACTGGTACAAGTTGGTCAGTGAAACCAAAACGATTATTTAA
- a CDS encoding PTS lactose/cellobiose transporter subunit IIA, whose product MNKEELQMLGFEIVAYSGDARSTLLKLLKEVRQGNFEHVDSALKEADENLTLAHNSQTKILAEEASGKEMEMGFIFIHGQDHLMTTLLLRDLIQDFIVLYRQNQG is encoded by the coding sequence ATGAATAAAGAGGAATTACAAATGCTTGGTTTTGAGATCGTTGCATATTCAGGCGACGCTCGCAGTACATTATTGAAATTATTGAAAGAAGTAAGACAAGGAAACTTTGAACATGTTGATTCGGCGTTGAAAGAAGCCGACGAAAATTTAACCCTTGCACATAATTCGCAAACAAAAATTTTAGCGGAAGAAGCATCTGGGAAAGAGATGGAGATGGGATTCATTTTTATCCATGGGCAGGATCATTTAATGACCACTTTATTGCTGAGAGATCTGATTCAAGACTTTATTGTACTGTACAGACAGAATCAAGGATAG
- a CDS encoding PTS lactose transporter subunit IIBC gives MDGIIKQIEKGKPFFEKISRNSYLGAVRDGFLTAMPAILFSSIFILIAAVPEIFGYQWPESVSTWLWKVYNYSMGVVGLLVSATTARCLADSMNRRLPKNKVINTTSVMLASVVSFLLLSVSPIEGGFSTEYMGTKGLLASFVAAFLTVNLYKFCVLKDITIKMPKEVPGTISQTFRDIFPFSFSVFAAVLIDLGIRQIFQISFAEAIITVLQPLFTAADGYLGIAIIWGAMALFWFVGVHGPSIVEPAIAAIIYANVETNLQLFNSGEQASKVLTVGLGNFVGTMGGTGATLVVPFIFLLFAKSKQLKAVGKASFIPVSFAVNEPLLFAAPMILNPYFFIPFLLTPVVNVCLFKFFVDVLGMNSFMYVLPWATPAPIGLVLGTGMGILAFVLAAVLIVVDFLIYLPFCKAYDAVLVEKEAQKAEVIATEEGASADVREEVPVAASQVISDANKEINVLVLCAGAGTSTMLANALKKGASESKAPISAMAGAYGSHYEMLQDFDMVVLAPQVNSYYDDIKEDTDRLGIKLVATKGAEYIGLTRDPEKAVQFILNQFQ, from the coding sequence ATGGATGGAATCATTAAACAAATCGAAAAAGGGAAACCATTTTTTGAAAAAATCTCACGTAATAGTTATTTAGGAGCCGTTCGTGACGGATTTTTAACAGCGATGCCAGCTATTTTATTTTCAAGCATTTTCATTTTGATTGCTGCGGTTCCTGAGATTTTTGGTTACCAATGGCCTGAATCTGTCTCCACATGGCTATGGAAAGTCTATAATTATTCGATGGGTGTTGTAGGGTTACTCGTTTCAGCAACCACTGCTCGCTGCTTGGCTGATTCGATGAATCGTCGCTTACCGAAAAACAAAGTAATCAACACCACCTCTGTGATGCTGGCCTCTGTGGTAAGTTTCCTGTTGTTAAGCGTCTCTCCGATTGAAGGTGGATTTTCAACGGAATATATGGGGACAAAGGGACTACTGGCTTCCTTTGTCGCTGCATTTTTAACAGTTAATTTATATAAGTTTTGTGTGCTGAAAGATATTACCATTAAAATGCCTAAAGAAGTTCCTGGAACGATTTCGCAAACCTTCCGAGATATTTTTCCTTTCTCTTTTTCAGTATTTGCGGCCGTTTTAATTGATTTAGGCATTCGACAAATCTTCCAAATCTCATTTGCAGAAGCAATCATTACGGTGCTGCAGCCGCTATTTACAGCAGCTGACGGGTACTTAGGAATCGCTATTATCTGGGGAGCGATGGCGCTGTTTTGGTTTGTCGGTGTTCATGGACCGTCGATCGTGGAGCCGGCAATTGCGGCAATTATCTATGCCAATGTGGAAACCAATCTGCAATTGTTCAATTCCGGTGAACAAGCTTCTAAAGTACTGACGGTGGGTTTAGGGAATTTTGTAGGAACTATGGGAGGAACTGGGGCAACATTGGTTGTTCCTTTTATCTTCCTACTCTTTGCTAAGTCTAAGCAGTTGAAGGCAGTTGGGAAAGCTTCCTTTATTCCAGTAAGTTTCGCTGTCAACGAACCATTGCTATTTGCGGCACCCATGATTTTGAACCCTTATTTTTTTATTCCATTTTTGTTAACACCTGTTGTAAACGTTTGCCTGTTCAAGTTTTTTGTCGATGTATTGGGCATGAACAGCTTTATGTACGTTTTGCCTTGGGCAACTCCAGCACCGATCGGTTTGGTTCTAGGAACGGGCATGGGTATCTTAGCTTTTGTTCTAGCAGCGGTTCTAATCGTCGTTGACTTCCTGATCTATCTACCATTTTGCAAAGCATACGATGCTGTCTTAGTAGAGAAAGAAGCACAAAAAGCAGAGGTGATCGCAACCGAGGAAGGTGCTTCTGCCGATGTACGTGAGGAAGTACCTGTGGCAGCGAGTCAAGTTATCAGCGATGCAAATAAAGAAATCAATGTGTTGGTACTTTGTGCTGGCGCAGGGACAAGTACGATGTTAGCTAATGCTTTAAAAAAAGGTGCATCTGAATCGAAAGCACCGATCAGTGCAATGGCGGGTGCTTATGGTTCTCATTACGAAATGCTGCAGGATTTTGATATGGTGGTCTTAGCACCGCAAGTCAATTCTTACTATGATGATATCAAAGAAGACACCGATCGCTTAGGAATCAAGCTGGTTGCGACAAAAGGAGCAGAATATATCGGATTAACGAGAGATCCTGAAAAAGCTGTTCAGTTTATTCTGAACCAATTTCAATAA
- a CDS encoding glycoside hydrolase family 53 protein, translating to MKMGIWLRKAVLFAAVLGALGAVSKTVEASASEFIRGADISILSDMEKSGAKYYEDDISKDALEILKNNGVNYVRLRLWQDPYNSNGESYGAGTNDLETTIDLAKRAKNLGLKVLLDFHYSDFWVDPGKQNLPKAWQGLTFEEMNTALYDYTKNVLSEMKQLDVYPDMVQIGNELNSGMLWPYGKSWGEGGGEFDRLAAFLKSGIQAVRDTQPKTTPVMLHLADGGDTGAFTWWFDEITSRGVSFDLIGVSYYPYWHGSMNELQTNMNAISQRYGKEVIVVETAYGHTTANADTMPNAFGEAEAAAGGYEPTPTGQAEYLLDLADRIQAVPNNRGAGFFYWEPLWYNGNVSWATQAGMNYLSVQSTMGNEWDNQAMFDFAGNALPSLRAFKQAGAQINLVKNASFESDGPTTSPSNWQTWFQQGTAKGTIKTEAGTFFGDYKLTFWQDQAYEASAYQNVSGISKGTYTLSAYVMSGGEFDTNQLYIKNYGGAELNTAVVKTSEWTKITIKDIPITTGVCEIGVYSKASGNAWTNVDFVSLVKQ from the coding sequence ATGAAAATGGGAATTTGGTTGCGTAAAGCTGTTTTATTTGCAGCTGTGTTAGGGGCTTTGGGGGCTGTTTCAAAAACTGTTGAAGCATCTGCCAGCGAATTTATTCGCGGAGCAGATATTTCGATCCTGTCAGATATGGAAAAATCTGGTGCAAAATATTATGAAGACGATATTTCAAAAGATGCCTTAGAGATTTTAAAAAATAATGGTGTCAACTATGTTCGACTGCGTTTGTGGCAGGATCCTTATAATAGTAATGGAGAAAGTTATGGAGCAGGGACAAATGATCTGGAAACGACGATTGACCTTGCAAAACGAGCAAAAAATCTGGGACTTAAGGTGCTGCTGGATTTTCACTACAGTGATTTTTGGGTTGATCCTGGGAAACAGAATCTTCCTAAAGCATGGCAAGGTCTGACCTTTGAAGAAATGAATACGGCATTGTACGACTATACAAAGAACGTTCTGTCGGAAATGAAGCAGCTGGACGTTTATCCTGATATGGTTCAGATCGGCAATGAACTGAATAGCGGAATGCTCTGGCCTTATGGCAAGTCTTGGGGAGAAGGCGGGGGAGAATTTGATCGATTGGCTGCTTTTTTGAAGTCTGGTATCCAAGCTGTTCGAGACACTCAACCTAAAACAACTCCAGTAATGCTCCACTTAGCTGATGGTGGCGATACAGGAGCATTTACTTGGTGGTTTGATGAAATCACGAGTCGAGGTGTGTCATTTGATTTAATTGGAGTGTCGTATTATCCGTATTGGCACGGTTCAATGAATGAACTTCAAACCAATATGAATGCGATCAGCCAACGGTATGGTAAAGAAGTGATCGTAGTTGAAACAGCTTATGGGCATACAACAGCGAATGCCGATACTATGCCAAATGCTTTTGGCGAAGCCGAAGCAGCTGCGGGGGGATATGAACCAACACCGACAGGACAAGCAGAGTATTTGCTGGATCTTGCCGATCGGATTCAGGCAGTACCGAATAATCGCGGGGCGGGCTTCTTCTATTGGGAACCTCTTTGGTACAACGGAAATGTGAGTTGGGCAACACAAGCAGGTATGAATTATCTCAGTGTTCAATCCACTATGGGAAACGAATGGGACAACCAAGCGATGTTTGATTTTGCTGGAAACGCCTTGCCAAGCTTGCGTGCGTTTAAACAAGCAGGGGCGCAAATAAATCTAGTTAAAAATGCAAGTTTCGAAAGCGATGGACCAACGACCAGTCCTTCCAATTGGCAAACCTGGTTTCAACAAGGAACCGCTAAGGGTACGATCAAAACGGAAGCGGGCACTTTTTTTGGGGACTACAAACTAACTTTTTGGCAGGATCAAGCATACGAGGCATCAGCTTATCAAAATGTTAGTGGCATAAGCAAAGGAACTTACACATTGAGTGCCTATGTAATGTCTGGGGGAGAGTTTGATACTAATCAGTTATATATCAAAAATTATGGTGGAGCGGAACTAAATACTGCGGTTGTTAAAACAAGTGAATGGACAAAAATTACAATCAAAGACATTCCAATTACAACAGGTGTTTGTGAAATTGGGGTTTATAGCAAGGCTTCAGGAAATGCTTGGACGAACGTTGATTTTGTTTCATTGGTGAAACAATAG